The sequence below is a genomic window from Sorangiineae bacterium MSr12523.
CGTCGGCCTCGACGAAGCTGCGATGGTACGAGACGAGCCGCCGCACCACCTCGCGCGGGGACATCGCGCGGCTCACGCCGATGTGCGCGGTCACCTGCCGGGCGGCCGCCGCGACCTTCTCGGGAAGCTTGTCCACGGGAGGCAGGTCATTCCACGACGGCGTGCCAAACTCGCCCCCGAAAGCCTCGCGCGGGGCGCTCACCTCCATCACGAGCCGCGCCTTGCCCGGCGCCGCCGCGATGAACCAATTGTCCGCGCCGTCGTGGAACAGCGAAAACGCCAGATCGCGCGGGCCCGCCGCAAGGTGCGCGCGGATCACACGCGCCCCCGGCGCCACGCTGGGGATCCGCACCGTGGTATCGGCGCGCGCATTGACCACGATGTCCGCGAAGAAGTGCTCCTCCGGTGCATCGAGCCCCCCGGAATCGCCGCCCGACTTCAACGGCTCCGGTCGCGCCTTCTGCACGTACAACTGGTACGACTCGTCGACCGCATCGTAGGCCCAGAGCCGCTTGAACGGCGCCGTGGCCGGCCGAAATGGCTCGTCGTAGTGCGACACGTCGGGCCGGCGCGTGTTGCGATCCGGCGTGTACACCGCATGATCGGGCCCCGCGCCCTCGGGCTGCGTGTTTTCGTACGTGGTATCGCCCGACGCGGGCGGCTTGCGCGCATCGGGTGAGCGCACGAGGCCATTGCGCGTTTCCACCGCGGCGGGAAGATCACCCGCCCCCGTCGCACCGAGTGACCAGTCGTCCTCGATGTCCGCCGGAATGGGCACGTGCAAAACGGGGCCTGGGCCCGTGGCCGTGGCAGGCTCCGTGATCGCGAGCACCAGCGGAAGAAGAACGATGGATCTCAGCGCACGCATCGATGGGTCGAGCTTAGCGCGCCCGCGCCGAGGCTTTCCATCCGCCAGGCTGATAAAAGAACGTGCCCTCCGACGAACCGTACCGCGGCCCGTACCAAGTTTGTCCCGGCGGGGCATGCTCCCAGTGACCCGGAATCCATGTGTATTGCGCGCCGGTCCAGTGCCAATAGCCATTGACCCAAACCGCGGTGGCGCTTGGTGGTGCAGGGCGATCTTCCTGCAGCGGCGCCGGCGGCGGGCCATTCACGACGACCCCGCGCGGCGTTGGGTTGGAGGCCGTTGCAACGCATCCCGCGATGCAAAGGGTGAAGACGGCGTAAGCGCTAAGCCATGTCGCTCTCATCTCTTACCTCCGTAGGGCACGTGACCCGCACGAAAGAACAAAACAGAATAGCATGTGCACGCTATGAGTCCGCACCCCTCTCACGACTTGCAGGAAGAGCTCGATACGATCGACCCCGACCTTCACGCGCGGCTTACGCGTGCCGGCTTCGATGCAGCGCGCCTTTTGCACCTGGCCAAGGAC
It includes:
- a CDS encoding transglutaminase-like domain-containing protein, which produces MRALRSIVLLPLVLAITEPATATGPGPVLHVPIPADIEDDWSLGATGAGDLPAAVETRNGLVRSPDARKPPASGDTTYENTQPEGAGPDHAVYTPDRNTRRPDVSHYDEPFRPATAPFKRLWAYDAVDESYQLYVQKARPEPLKSGGDSGGLDAPEEHFFADIVVNARADTTVRIPSVAPGARVIRAHLAAGPRDLAFSLFHDGADNWFIAAAPGKARLVMEVSAPREAFGGEFGTPSWNDLPPVDKLPEKVAAAARQVTAHIGVSRAMSPREVVRRLVSYHRSFVEADDPPREHNNVYLDLALSQKGVCRHRAFSFLITALSLGLPTRMVMNEAHAWVEIHDGKLWRRTDLGGAGRTVGDPIREGPAYDPPPDPFQWPSGATPGDSLAPTNATSPASGNPRSGGSTGSSGGSTGGGSSTPPSSSAGARTSSSSPTTPPNDSASNPADEKKDDRPRSSVALAAANLDTRRGGPMRVSGNVRADGEACPNVVVDVVLREAGKSSGRSSELRVGSLATDARGSFEGTLVVPSNIPTGDYDVVARTTGNMRCGRSP